In a single window of the Verrucomicrobiia bacterium genome:
- a CDS encoding dicarboxylate/amino acid:cation symporter, translating to MTFKRPPLHTSIFAAMILGAIVGKLFPQCVPWVQPLGMIFLRLLKLLVVPLTFISIVYGIASIGSMEKLSKMGAKTMGFYLTTNLLAVTTSLILSNVIKPGVGVTVFGSKPNAVPAPGPFWEVVPDNMFSAFVRADTMQIIVVALLFGAGLVFMGEKAKKLKQAAGEANELMMAITSGVIEFAPIGVFGLIATMAGSFDMSLLMGVGKFALTIILGLAIHFVTLSVMFRIFSNRPYGRFLKNMEPALMMSFSTSSSAATLPVTMECIEKKENISPEVAGFVLPLGATVNMDGTAIYEAAACLFIAQALGVHLALGQQIVVLVTAAMAAIGAAAVPSAGLVTLALVLNAVRLPLDGIGFLLAIDRPLDMARTIVNVWGDMVACAVVEEKKNKD from the coding sequence ATGACATTCAAACGGCCGCCGCTCCACACGTCAATCTTCGCTGCCATGATTCTGGGCGCGATCGTGGGAAAACTGTTTCCGCAATGCGTGCCCTGGGTGCAGCCGCTCGGCATGATTTTTCTCCGGCTGCTGAAGCTGCTCGTCGTCCCGCTTACTTTCATTTCCATCGTGTACGGCATTGCCAGCATCGGCAGCATGGAAAAGCTTTCCAAGATGGGCGCGAAGACCATGGGGTTCTACCTCACCACGAATCTTCTGGCGGTGACGACGAGCCTCATTCTTTCGAACGTCATCAAGCCCGGCGTGGGCGTCACGGTTTTTGGAAGCAAGCCTAACGCCGTGCCAGCGCCAGGGCCTTTCTGGGAGGTGGTGCCGGATAACATGTTTTCCGCATTCGTCAGAGCGGACACGATGCAGATCATCGTCGTCGCGCTCCTTTTCGGTGCCGGCCTTGTGTTCATGGGCGAGAAGGCGAAAAAATTGAAACAGGCCGCGGGAGAAGCGAATGAGCTCATGATGGCCATTACTTCCGGCGTCATCGAGTTTGCGCCGATCGGTGTGTTCGGGCTGATCGCAACCATGGCCGGCAGCTTCGACATGTCGCTTCTCATGGGCGTGGGGAAATTCGCTCTGACCATCATCCTGGGCCTTGCCATCCACTTCGTCACGCTTTCGGTGATGTTCCGGATTTTTTCCAACAGGCCGTACGGACGCTTCCTGAAAAACATGGAGCCCGCGCTGATGATGTCGTTTTCGACGTCGTCTTCGGCCGCGACGCTTCCGGTCACCATGGAATGCATCGAGAAAAAAGAAAACATTTCACCGGAAGTCGCGGGCTTTGTGCTGCCGCTCGGAGCCACCGTGAACATGGACGGTACCGCGATCTATGAGGCGGCAGCCTGCCTTTTCATCGCGCAGGCGCTCGGCGTTCATCTCGCGCTCGGACAGCAGATTGTGGTGCTCGTCACCGCGGCCATGGCTGCGATCGGAGCGGCGGCCGTTCCGAGTGCGGGCCTTGTGACGCTGGCGCTGGTGCTGAACGCGGTGCGTCTGCCGCTCGACGGCATCGGCTTCCTGCTCGCGATCGACCGCCCGCTGGACATGGCGCGCACCATCGTCAACGTCTGGGGCGACATGGTGGCCTGCGCGGTCGTGGAAGAAAAAAAGAATAAAGACTAA